One region of Mycobacterium riyadhense genomic DNA includes:
- a CDS encoding DUF7159 family protein, with the protein MDIVVGLSMTPAAIRMVLVEGENADGVTVEEDEIEVAASAPVTDQVLAAILGSREGADEAGHQVTSIGVISTDQLEAAALCDALAARKVDNVTLISAFLAAAALAQAVGRAIGYERIAMLFVEPESATLAVVEAADGAIAGIHREPLHSVDAMTELTALVAEAEELEARPDGLFVIGAGVDIASMKPQLETATSLAVSAPAHPETALARGAALASAHASLLASSTDTLVYEHDSDTDVHTVAADAVRGEGDFAYSAAPDEDADARTAVMGAAEEADLNESLRQRRPVLLLGSVAAVALITGVVALEVSLALGIRQTTVAVQPVPGQNMIGSLQQLLPAPALASTPQPRLIDQQVPVAKLPALNAFAPGPPVVSPVPADAPGTVPVLLAPPAPRPEPGVRLSIPTPNYPILLPLPIAPPRESSAPVPNVVVPPLPVPLPALPLPSSMPVSQPPTTVPVSQPPTTVPVSQPPTTVPVSQPPTTVPVSQPPTTVPVSRPPSHVPVAPPPVYVPEPQAPVNVPAVEAPTGPGLPALEVPPVIGQPAPEGPPAVSSPVPDLPSVVPQLPHSFTPPVQEQSPTFGGGGASVGGSGGGPVVAGGSPAGGAAGSVGGGGGGSLGGGGGGSLGGGHSSSGGSGSLGGGHSSSGGSSGGHSSGGGGHK; encoded by the coding sequence GTGGACATCGTAGTCGGGCTGTCGATGACACCAGCGGCGATCCGCATGGTGCTGGTTGAGGGGGAAAACGCCGACGGCGTCACCGTCGAAGAAGACGAGATCGAGGTTGCGGCCTCCGCCCCAGTAACCGATCAGGTGCTCGCCGCCATCCTGGGTAGCCGGGAGGGCGCGGACGAGGCCGGTCACCAGGTCACCTCAATAGGGGTGATCTCGACGGACCAGCTCGAGGCTGCCGCGCTGTGCGACGCGTTGGCCGCTCGCAAGGTCGACAACGTGACGCTGATCTCGGCGTTCCTCGCCGCTGCGGCACTGGCCCAGGCGGTCGGGCGCGCGATCGGTTATGAGCGCATCGCGATGCTTTTCGTCGAGCCCGAGAGCGCGACCTTGGCTGTCGTCGAGGCGGCCGACGGAGCCATCGCCGGCATCCATAGAGAACCGCTGCACAGCGTCGACGCCATGACGGAGCTGACCGCGTTGGTTGCGGAGGCGGAGGAACTCGAAGCGCGCCCGGACGGCCTGTTCGTCATCGGCGCCGGAGTTGATATCGCCTCCATGAAGCCACAATTGGAGACTGCGACATCGCTTGCGGTGAGTGCGCCGGCGCACCCGGAGACTGCGCTGGCCCGGGGTGCGGCACTGGCGTCTGCCCATGCATCACTATTGGCTTCGTCCACCGATACCCTTGTCTACGAGCATGATTCGGACACCGATGTTCACACCGTTGCTGCCGATGCAGTGCGAGGCGAGGGGGACTTCGCCTACAGCGCTGCGCCGGATGAGGACGCCGACGCCCGCACCGCGGTGATGGGCGCGGCTGAAGAAGCCGATCTGAACGAGAGCCTGCGCCAGCGCAGACCGGTCTTGCTGTTGGGCAGTGTGGCCGCGGTGGCCCTTATCACCGGGGTTGTGGCGCTGGAGGTTTCGCTGGCTCTCGGTATCCGTCAAACGACCGTCGCAGTGCAACCGGTGCCTGGCCAAAATATGATCGGCAGCCTGCAGCAGCTTCTGCCGGCGCCGGCCCTGGCGTCCACTCCGCAACCGAGGTTGATTGACCAGCAGGTCCCAGTGGCAAAGTTGCCTGCATTGAATGCTTTCGCTCCCGGTCCACCGGTGGTGTCTCCGGTGCCGGCGGATGCACCCGGGACGGTGCCGGTTCTTCTCGCTCCGCCCGCGCCGAGGCCGGAGCCCGGCGTACGGCTCAGCATTCCAACTCCCAACTATCCGATACTCCTGCCGCTGCCAATTGCTCCACCGCGCGAGTCTTCTGCTCCTGTACCAAACGTTGTGGTGCCACCACTCCCAGTGCCCCTGCCGGCGTTGCCACTGCCGTCCTCGATGCCGGTGTCGCAGCCTCCGACGACGGTTCCGGTGTCGCAGCCGCCGACGACGGTGCCGGTGTCGCAGCCGCCGACGACGGTGCCGGTGTCGCAGCCGCCTACCACGGTGCCGGTGTCGCAGCCGCCTACCACGGTGCCGGTGTCACGCCCACCTTCGCATGTTCCGGTGGCACCGCCACCGGTGTACGTCCCGGAACCTCAAGCGCCGGTTAACGTTCCGGCTGTAGAGGCTCCAACTGGTCCAGGCCTGCCGGCTCTGGAGGTCCCCCCGGTTATTGGTCAGCCGGCCCCGGAGGGTCCGCCGGCGGTTAGCTCGCCGGTTCCGGACCTGCCGTCGGTCGTCCCGCAACTGCCGCACTCATTCACGCCGCCGGTGCAAGAGCAGTCACCCACTTTCGGCGGAGGCGGCGCTTCCGTCGGTGGCAGCGGAGGCGGCCCAGTCGTCGCCGGAGGCAGCCCTGCCGGAGGCGCGGCTGGCTCCGTCGGTGGTGGAGGAGGCGGCTCCCTCGGTGGCGGTGGGGGTGGCTCCCTCGGTGGCGGACACAGTTCCAGTGGCGGGAGTGGCTCCCTCGGTGGCGGACACAGTTCCAGTGGCGGCAGCTCCGGCGGTCACAGCTCCGGCGGCGGCGGGCACAAGTAG
- a CDS encoding adenylate/guanylate cyclase domain-containing protein, producing the protein MTDGRVRYARNGDIHLAYRVFGESGPVVVWVPGWVVGNVDTYDDPASPYGPLIEQFARETRFVVYDKRGAGLSDPVSQAPSLTERVDDLRAVCDAAKADRPILLGTGEGGSVSVLFAANNPDRVDKLVLYATAARFSQQLPEFPWGFATAEIAAQLDDIDDHWGDGALVELFHGPTADLPGVRELFGKLQRSIASPHLARLWWQALMEIDVRDIVPQVHAPTFVFARPGDQFVPFEATAALAAGIPNARFQALPAGPHSSFDIVSESVSIVLDLVFERIGPPTDERVLKTVMFTDIVSSTEQLCSAGDARWRRQLDIHDNVVDHVLAQYGGIRAKHTGDGVFALFEGPTRAIRCALALMPSLALRGIRIRAGIHTGECERRGDEWSGMAVHTGARIGALAGAGEVLASRTVRDLAAGSGLTFESLGPHRLKGLPEEIDVYRVTG; encoded by the coding sequence GTGACTGATGGGCGGGTGCGCTACGCGCGCAATGGCGACATACACCTGGCGTATCGAGTGTTCGGCGAGTCGGGTCCGGTGGTCGTGTGGGTGCCCGGCTGGGTGGTGGGCAACGTGGACACCTACGACGACCCAGCGAGTCCATACGGACCTCTGATCGAACAGTTTGCACGAGAAACACGGTTTGTCGTTTATGACAAGCGAGGCGCGGGACTCTCCGACCCGGTATCGCAGGCGCCTTCGTTGACCGAGCGGGTCGATGATCTGCGGGCGGTATGCGATGCGGCCAAGGCGGACCGCCCGATCCTTCTTGGCACCGGTGAAGGGGGATCGGTCAGCGTTCTGTTCGCGGCGAACAATCCTGACCGAGTGGACAAGTTGGTACTGTACGCAACCGCCGCACGGTTCTCGCAACAACTGCCGGAATTCCCGTGGGGCTTTGCGACCGCAGAAATTGCCGCGCAGCTCGACGACATCGACGATCACTGGGGCGACGGGGCGCTCGTGGAGCTCTTCCACGGTCCCACCGCGGATTTACCGGGCGTGCGAGAGCTTTTCGGCAAGCTGCAACGGTCGATCGCAAGCCCACACCTAGCGCGGCTGTGGTGGCAGGCCCTCATGGAGATCGATGTCCGCGACATAGTTCCCCAAGTTCACGCGCCCACCTTTGTCTTCGCGCGGCCAGGGGATCAGTTTGTGCCGTTCGAAGCCACTGCCGCCCTGGCGGCTGGTATTCCCAACGCCCGGTTCCAGGCGCTGCCGGCGGGACCGCACAGCTCGTTCGACATCGTGAGCGAGTCCGTATCGATCGTTCTGGATCTGGTTTTCGAGAGGATCGGACCGCCGACAGACGAGCGCGTTCTCAAGACGGTCATGTTCACCGATATCGTGAGCTCGACGGAACAACTCTGCAGCGCCGGCGATGCGCGCTGGCGCCGCCAACTCGACATCCACGACAACGTCGTCGACCACGTGCTTGCGCAATATGGGGGAATCCGCGCGAAGCACACGGGCGATGGTGTTTTCGCCCTCTTCGAGGGCCCCACAAGGGCAATCCGCTGCGCGCTGGCGTTGATGCCCTCGCTCGCGTTGCGCGGAATTCGCATACGTGCGGGCATCCACACCGGTGAATGCGAGCGTCGTGGCGACGAGTGGAGCGGGATGGCGGTGCATACCGGCGCTCGGATCGGCGCATTGGCGGGCGCCGGTGAGGTGCTGGCCAGCCGCACGGTACGCGACCTCGCCGCAGGGTCGGGTCTGACGTTCGAAAGCCTTGGCCCACACCGACTTAAGGGCCTGCCCGAAGAAATCGACGTCTACCGGGTCACTGGGTAA
- a CDS encoding PE family protein, with translation MFVSVVPQAVTAAASDLARISSSISAANAAAAIPTVGIQVTAADEVSAAIATLFGGYAQDYEVLSSLVAARQDQFVAVLSAAADSYLGTEVANAEQTVLNAVNAGSRALTGRVLVGNGADATTPGGSGGAGGWLSGNGGNGAAGAAGQAGGAGGAAGLFGNGGTGGAGGSGAAGGMGGSGGWLYGNGGAGGAGGATAVAGGAGGDGGAGGNAGLIGAGGAGGIGGTGGAGANGSAGVNPGDSGSAGATGGTGGAGGAGGPGGSGGAGSIDGDKGAVGNTGEHGTGGADGTQGTGGTTMPLPPEGQNNGPQPVPSEYLDPVLNASRDLERLEQYVATLPPG, from the coding sequence ATGTTTGTCAGTGTGGTGCCACAAGCGGTGACGGCAGCAGCATCGGACTTGGCGAGAATCAGCTCGTCGATCAGCGCGGCAAATGCTGCCGCGGCAATTCCGACTGTCGGCATACAGGTCACCGCGGCTGACGAGGTATCGGCGGCCATCGCTACGCTTTTCGGCGGCTACGCCCAGGACTATGAGGTGCTCAGCTCCCTGGTCGCCGCGCGGCAAGACCAGTTCGTGGCGGTGTTAAGCGCAGCTGCGGATAGCTATCTGGGAACCGAAGTGGCCAACGCCGAGCAGACCGTGCTCAACGCCGTCAACGCCGGCAGCCGCGCGTTGACGGGACGCGTGCTGGTCGGCAACGGTGCCGATGCCACTACCCCGGGCGGCTCCGGCGGGGCCGGTGGGTGGTTGTCCGGCAACGGCGGAAACGGCGCCGCGGGTGCGGCTGGTCAGGCCGGCGGTGCCGGTGGGGCGGCGGGGCTATTCGGCAACGGGGGGACTGGCGGCGCAGGCGGATCGGGCGCCGCGGGCGGCATGGGCGGCAGCGGTGGCTGGCTCTACGGCAACGGCGGCGCCGGCGGAGCCGGTGGAGCAACCGCAGTTGCCGGTGGTGCCGGCGGAGATGGCGGCGCGGGTGGGAACGCGGGCCTAATCGGCGCCGGCGGGGCTGGTGGGATCGGCGGTACCGGCGGCGCCGGTGCCAACGGTAGCGCGGGCGTGAATCCAGGCGATTCCGGTAGCGCGGGCGCGACCGGCGGCACCGGCGGGGCTGGCGGAGCCGGTGGCCCAGGGGGCTCGGGCGGCGCTGGTTCGATTGATGGCGATAAGGGCGCCGTCGGGAACACAGGTGAGCACGGCACGGGCGGCGCCGACGGAACGCAGGGCACCGGCGGCACTACGATGCCGCTTCCGCCGGAGGGTCAAAACAACGGTCCGCAACCGGTCCCGAGCGAGTACCTAGACCCGGTTTTGAATGCTTCGCGCGACCTCGAACGGCTCGAGCAATACGTGGCAACTTTGCCGCCCGGGTAA